atgggaccagatgccatgatctttgttttctgaatgttgagctttaagccaactttttcactgtcctccttcacttccattgagaggctttttagttcctcttcactttctgccataagggtggtgtcatatgcatatctgaggttattgagatttctccctgcaatcttgattccagtttgtgctgcttccagcccagtgtttctcatgatgtactctgcatagaagttaaataagcagggtgacacactccttttcctatttggaaccagtctgttgttccatgtccagttgtaacttgcttcctgacctgcatacaggtttctcaagagacaggtcagatggtctggtattcccatctctttcagaattttccacagtttgctgtgatccacacagtcaaaggctttggcgtagtcaataaagcagaaacagttaCTATAGTTGGTCACCTAAACTGGCTTGCCCATTAATGGGCACCTTCTCTAACACCTGAGTCACCTGCATTGCTTCAGAATGCGAGGTTTCCCACAGGCAAGGTATGAAGCATATTTTAACTCTAGGCCTTTCCACGCCCTTAGTTCTACTgaaaatgaggattttttttttttttgcctaaattAATAAGCAGTTCTAAAATGCATGGTATTTTAACAGGACAATTTTAGGAGAAAGCAGTAAGTTTGGGGGAGGAGCTTTGCAGTTCTTTGTCTGCTTTGCACTTAGTAGAGAAGCACAAATAAAGTTAATCTTACGATGACCAATTTGAGCCAACTTTGAAAAGGGTGTTTTACAATAATAGTAAAAAGATAGGAGAGACGCACTCAGTGTGCTTTATATATAGTTTGTTTGTCAACCTTAATTTCACTAGATAATGGGATTCCAGTGCCTTGACTGGTCCTTTCAGTTGTGACTAAGTAAGGATCTGTAAACTGTAGTGGTAGTTTTAAAGAGAAAGGTAATACTGGGGATCAAGTGAATTAGCTGTTGTTCACATATGTCTTTGTTAGGGGGGTTTACAAAAGCCGACGtggctttttatttccttgtttttttatttttctaaatcttaCGGCAAATACTCAAGTCTGATGTTTCTGAGAGTTATGCCATTGTGTAATGACTACCAGGCAGGGACCTATCATGTGACCAAGATTCAACATGTCCTTCCACAATAAAAGGCCCaaactgtatctttttttttttttttttacgacaTCTGTACACAGTTTAATCACGAACAAGAGCAAGGATTCGAGTTAAATAAATTAAACCACACTGTCCTGTTACAAGAAAATGAAACGAAAGCTGGGGGCGGGGATAGGTCCTCCCCAATCCCAAGTCCTTGCATTCACACCGCAATATTTCAGGTACAAGAACAAAACAAGTCCCCAGTGCAGTACAAAACCGCTTCCCATTGTTTCTTATGGCAGTCACTGAATTACCAATTGTCCGAAAGCTAAGAAAATTTCGTGGAAAAGGGCGTACCCTTTGGCTCCATGCGTGTCCTGTAGCTGAGGAGGCAAGTTCTTAAGAACCGACGACTGGCTGATACACTCTTGGGGAGATGCGCCTTCACAGACTCTCAGGCTTGTGTCTCAGCTTCCCCATGCAGTCCTGGCGAGGGGAGTCCGCTAGGCGTCCAAATCGAAGTCGTCACGCTCCTCATTGTACTCCAGCACGTGCCGCTTGATCTTGGACGAGTCAACCCAGGTGACAAAGTCCTCCATGCTTCGCGTGACAAGGAAGGCGGGGTCGGTGACCTCGTCGGGGCCCACGCGCACGTGGCCCTGCTCCACGAATGCCACGGCGGCCTGGAGGTGCTGCGCCATGCGCAGCTTAAGCAGCACAgtgggcgggcggcggcggcaaAAGGACGAGGCCGTGACGAAATCGCAGAGCTCCAGCGATCCCCGCGTGGGCACTAGGCCGAGAGCATACAGCTTATCCAGCAGCGCGGCCGAGGAGCGCACGCGAAACGGGTCGCGCTCCGGCAGATCGCGCAGACGCCGGGCCAACTCGCGCACAGCACGGCTCAGCTGGTTGTAGCGCGTATAGTCCTCGCGCCGCTGCAGCCGATAACGCCGCAACACGCGTAGCTCATGCAGGTTGTGATCTGTGACCTCCCAGTTCAGGAAGTCCACCTGCTTGAGCAGCTTCTGCTCGTGAAACTTAAGCTTCCGCACCATGATGGCGGCTCAAACGTTGCCGGACCGGAGGTTCAGCGCGCATTCCGGCTGCAGCGCGACTTCCCCCAAACTGTATCTTAGTATTGTTGGTACTGATAATCTTCTACTATTAAAATCAGTTAAATGAATCCCAACTAAGAACACTTAGGTATTTAATTTTACACTGCAAAATAGCTGTTATTCATGTATTTAATTAAACAGAAGTTTGCATTAATGTTACATATTCTTAAATGCCTTTTTATGCAGAATAATTTTAGACTTATTGAACGTTtgcaaagaaaatagagaaaaatttccTATTTTTACCCATTTTCCCCTGATGTTAACCTCCTACACAACTGTGTGACATTTGTCAAAACAAAGAGATTAACATGGGTATAATACTACTGAtattaactaaagcacaaactttattcagatttcaccagtgttttcccagtgtcctttttttttgttctggGATCCAATAGAGgatcttggttttttgtttttaaatttatttatttttttaattgaagggtaattccTTTACAGAAGCAAttgttgcttctgttgttttttattttctgtctaacCTCAACAATTGTTGAGGTTAACCAAAACAATTGTTGTGTTCTGTctaacctcaacatgaatcagccataggatcctgtaattttttttttcatcaccaTATTCCCTTAGTCTTCCTCCATTCTGTGGCATTCCTTTATTTTAGTGCTTTTGAAGAGAACTGGTTGGATATTCTGTAGACTGTCTcttgttttgaatttgttttgcaTTTGCTTTCTCATGACATTTTCTCAGGATTAGTTGAGAGTTATGGGTTTTGGGGGAAAAGCCTCACAAATGTGAACAAATGTGAGCCTCACAGTGATATTAATTATAATCATTTGATTAAGGTGGTGTCTGCCAGGATTCTGCACCacaaaattaatgttttctcctctattttattCAGTAAGAGCAGTCTACATACAAGTGCTGGTTGTGGATAGCGGAATTAAACTTCACCTCCTAGAGTGGGGAGTATCCTTTGTAATTGTGTGAAGGAgatttgtcccttctcctccgTTGTTTAATTATCCAGTATGAActtatcaatattttattctttgggttATAATCTAATAGCACTGTTATTCATTTTGTAAATTCTGAGAAATAGAACTTACTTGTCCTGGATTTATTTGTGTAACCATTGTTATGCATAGCCACAGTCAGTAAATATAGTATTTGCTCATGATTGTTGTGATATGAGTTGATGTAAAATTTGCATCTGTTCATATTATCACTCATTCTTGTTTAAGAGAGGCCTGTGGGTAACATTTCCTTGGTGCATCCACACCCTGTATTCAGGATTAAAAATTGGTGGGAGAGAACAGTTTGTCGTCTCTTGCACATTGCTTTTTTGTTTCTGGCATTGCATTCATGGTCTCATGATTCAGTACAGTAGATACTGTAATGAATTAATGAAAACTTGGACAATAGTGATAAATTAGTCTATCTTTGAAGTTCAGTTTTTAGCACATTAGGTGAGTAGTATAGATATTTCTGTGGTTCTCATAACTATAAATTTAGCCTTGAACACCACTGGTTTGAACTGCATGTGGATTTAATCCACGtaaggtattttttttcctaataaatatgTACTGTAGTACTATACAATGTGTGGTTGTTTGAATCCATGGATGTGTAACTGTGGATATGGAGGGAATAACAGTAATGTTATAAGTGGATTTTCGACTGTGCTTGAGGGCAGGAACCCCTAACCCCCAGGCTGATCAAGGGTTAACTGTATATTTATCTacactaaaaaggaaaaataaaatgctgtgGAGGGCTTACTTTTTATGGAAAAAGAATGCATAATGTTAAAAATACACTCaaatagttggtttttttttttccctctagccAACTCTAAAACTtgattaaagaaaatttaagccAAGGAAAACCAGGTTCTAAACTTATGGAATATCTTTAGACTATAGAGTATGCTCAGAGATTATGCCTGTCTGTTTTGAGAAAGCAGTGCTAATAATGTATATGGGGTTTTTGAAAAAAAGATGGTGGTAGCAGTGCCATGCCAGCACCCACAGGATCTATCTTTATAAAACCTGCTAGACCCTCCATCTTTGTCTGAGAAATTCAGGTGATAAGACAAAATGTCCTCCAATGGAAAAAGTATGAAACAGGCAGGTTATATAGACTAATTACATGATCAGTTGCACTGTTATTTATCAGtccataaaattagaaataaatatatgatgACCTCAAGACTATTAAGAAAACTGTTAAGAAAAATCTGGATattgctttttaagaaaaataggaATATTGCTTTAAATATGAATAACATGTAGCATTGGCAATGAAATGGGGAGAAAAAGACTCACAAGGCTTTGTGATTTTTATGAAAGAGAGAAGAACATTTAAGTTGAAGAGAATAGAAAAGATTGAAAAGCATTAGTGATGTATAAATGGAACATGAGAAGGCAAAGCACAAAGAATCATCATATCTTCAGAGGAGAGTTCTAAGAAGCTGATGATTCAGTCATTTTCCTTGCCTTTCTGGGATTTctgaaacatatataaaatattagaaagtttTATGACAATTTCATGGGTCTTCCTATTGCTCCCTTCCCCCAAGGGAGCAACAGCTGTCTCACTTGGAATGGAGAAATACACTCAACCTGTCAGTGTGTTCAGTCCAGAACAACTGTGCAGACAATGCAAAATTCACATTTGAGGAAAGTATACAGCTTTAAAGGAAGTCTAAGAAGAGACTCTGAAGAACAGGTATTTCTCTGAGGAGAACATCAACTGTGTTTAACTAATACCCTTAGAGAGATTCAAGTACATATTGCAAACAGGCTGTTAAgtacagtggttaaaaaaatcaGCTTTGGAGCCCGACTGCTTGCATTTGAAACCTGGTTTTACCACAAATAGTTCTTTGAGTCTCAGtgtaccttagtttcctcatccataaaatcgGAATAATTTTACCTAATTTAAATAGTTGTCTtgataattaaatgaattaattaatgaaaaatgCCTCAAAGAGTACTAGGCACATAGTAACCATTCAgtcaacatttttattaaaactacTCCTGTCTGTATGTGTCATAGCTTATTATAGTTTTTGCTCTTTGTGCATAAAAAATTGGCTTCTGTGATAAAGAACCAGTTGTGAAGTTTGAAAATTAAAGAGTTGCTTGCTGAAATGATCAATTAGTAAACCAGACACCACAGAAGAACAAATTAATGAGTCAAATGACCAAGCTAAAAGATTTTCCTTAAACAAATGATAGGAGATGCAAATTATGAGAGGAGAAATCCAGAAGTTTTAACACCTAAGAGACATTCCAAATAGAAAGTCTGAAGgaatgaagaagaggaaaaaaatagtattttcttaAATAAGGGAAGGAATATTCCTAGTTTTAAAGAAATTCGTATTAGAAGAGTATCCTCACTGCTGAGCCGAATTAGTGAAAAAGTTGCATACCTATATTCATACTAGTAAAGTTTCACAAAACCAGGTATACAGAGAAAGTCAATAAAGCTTTCAGAGGGGGAAAATTAGGTTAtctacagaaatcagattgatatcaGACTTCTTATTAACTATATCAAGTTACAGAAGACTAGTGGGCAAAATAGCTTTGAAATTTTGAGGGGAAAATTACTTGGAAGTCTCAAGTTCTGTTTTAAGCAAAACTAGCCTCCAAAAttgagaacaacaacaacaaaaattacatTTCAGAGATATGAAGACTCAAACATTTTTTGAGATAAATTCCTTGAGGAGGACTACCAGAAGGATGTGGGATATAAGAAACAAATGATAAACAAATGATACGAGAAGCCAAGACAGGCTTACCGAGTCAAGtctaaatattcagaaatatttctgTGACACGTAAGGAATAGGAGTAGTAATAATGATGGCAGTTTGGGAGAACTGTTGGATGATTTGTTCAAATCTTGGAAGAGGGACAAGAGGAAAGCATAATTCTTTGTTTAGGGGAAGATTGTTTATTAACTCAACGTTGACAgttatttaaatgtttgttaGAAATAGAAAAGTGAAGTTATTTAAATCTTTGttagaaatagaaaagtaaagtAAAACATGACCTTTAAAATAATAGAGTTTATAATTTCCAAGTTACTAGAAACGGGGTGAGCAATTGTGAATGGGAAatttttttgttacatttttatgTTCCTTGACGCAATATCCTTGGTATTATTGTAACTTAATCATAGTAATGATAATAGTGATTACTTATTGAATACTTTGTGCtaaataatcttatttatttcttacaaTTCCTATCAGGTAAAATGCTATTGTGGCATTAGGCTTATTATTACATTTGGGATCGATGAGGGACAATGGCTTAAGGCTGACCAGCTGGTTTGTGGTGGCTCCCTGATTCTAACCCACACAGTCTCACTCCAGAGTTACACAAAGGCTACAGACTgcactgtgggtgtgtgtgtcctcaggtgaaagaggagagatgtAGGTGTCTATCAGGTGGCTCTCACTGACAATACATACAGTGGGTGAGCAGCAGTTGAACACGTCTCAGCAAGACCTACGCTAACCTTATTTATATTTGTAGAATATAGTATTCTGGTTTGAActtgcttgtgcttagtcactcagtcatgtccaactctttgagaccccatggaatggagcccaccagggtcctctgtgcatggggattctccaggcaagaaaactagagttggttgccatgccttcctccaggggatcttcccaacccagggatcccacattgcaggtagattctttaccgtctgagacaccagaggaagcctaagaatactggagttggtagcctatcccttctctgagggaacttcctgacccaggaatcaaactgggttctcctgcattgcaagcaattctttaccagctgagctactagggaagtcccagtttgtACTTACTCAAACCAAATAATatggtcaaaatccttcaagctaggctttagcagtatgtgaaccaagaacttcggaatatacaagctggatttagacaagatagaggaaccagagatcaaatggccaacattcgttggatcataagaaaagcaggagagttccagaaaaacatctacttctgcttcattgactacagtaatgcctttgactgtgtggatcacaacaaactgtagaaaattcttgaagacaccaccatacctgtctcctgagaaacctgtatgcaagtcaagaagcaacagttgcaaccagacatggagcaggagactggttccaagttgggaaaggcaTATGACAAGGCGTATGTATGCGGTCCCTCTGCATATTTAAGTcgtatgcagagtgcatcatgtgaaatgtggggctggatgactcacaagctgaaattaagatttcagctgggagaaatatcttcaacttcagatatacagatggtgccattctaatggcagaaagtaaagaggaacttatgagcctcttgatgagggtgaaagaggagagtgaaaaagctggcttaaaacttaacattcaaaaaactaagatcatgacatctggccccatcgcttcacggcaaataggtggggaaacaatggagacagtgacagagtttattttcttgggctccaaaatcactgcggacagtgacttcagccatgaaataaccaaaaaaaaaaaaaaaaaaagtccaaataaagtcctacaactttactaaataaccaagtaaagtaaaaaaaaaaaaaaaccctacagtcTTTAAAAATCATTGATTAAATGATGTAAtgatagttctgtgtattttcagGGTCCTGTAGTATCTACCTAATGACAGTAACTATTGTTTTAGTTGTGTTTGATTGCAAGAAACTGCCACTCATCCCCTCTAGCCGAAATAAGAAAAGCATATTGTAAAGATACACATGGCAGTAAGGGAGATGGAGTCTTGTGGATATTCAAGAGGTGAAACCAAGGACTGACCAGCCCTTGTGGAGAACTGCCTGTTGTTCTGATCGCAGTCAGCTTTAGGGGCCTCAATAGCAGAAGTTGTTTAGGCCTTCACTACAGTGGGCCCGCTTTATTTTGCCCCGGGGACTACTGTCTGTCTTATCTGCTTTCTTGTCCCCTCCGTTTGTCTTATAAACCAACTTGCTTTCTCCATGGTCCCAGGTAAAATTTCTGAGAGAAAACATTTGATTGGCCAGATAGTTACTGTGCATGGCCCGGGGTTTTTTTGCTTCATGGACTGTCAGATAAGACTATTGATTATCTGCCTTAAGTCAGGTATATTTACcacagttcagtacagttcagtcacttagttgtgtccgactctttgcagccccacggactgcaccatgccaggcttccctgtccatcaccaactcccggagtttacccaaactcagtgtccattgagtcggtgatgccatccagccatctcatcctctgtcatctgcttctcctcctgacctcaatccttcccagcatcagggtcttttcaaatgagtcagcccttcgcaagaggtggccaaagtattggagtttcaacttcaacatcagtccttccaatgaatattcaggactgatatcatttagattggactggttggatctccttgcagtccaagggactctcaagagtcttctccagcactacacacagttcaaaagcatcaattcttcagtgctcagctttctttatagtccaaatctcacatccatacatgactactggaaaaaccatagccttgattagatggacctttgttggcaaagtaatgtctctgctttctaatatgctatctaagttggtcataactttccttccaaggagtaagtgtcttttaatttcatggctgcagtcaccatctgcagtgattttggagcccaaaaaaataaagtctgacactgtttccactgtttccccatttatttcccatgaagtgatgggaccagatgccatgatcttagttttctgaatgttgagttttaggccagctttttcactctcctctttgactttcatcaagaggctctttagttcctcgctttctgccataagggtggtgtcgtctgcatatctgaggttattgatatttctcccagcaatcttgattccagcttgtgcttcatccagcccagcgtttctcatgatgtgctttccatataagttaaataagcagggtgacaatatacagccttgacgtactcctttccctacttggaaccagtctgttgttccatgtccagttctaattgttgcttcctgacctgcatacagatttctcaagaggcaggtcaggtggtatggtattgccatttctttcataatttttcacagtttgttgcttcctgacctgtatacagatttctcaagaggcaggtcaggtgctctggtattcccatttctttcataattttccgcagtttgttgtgatccacactacCATAGTAATTCTAGTCATTTCTGACCAAGGAGGGATTCCAGCTGAGAAAAACCTGGCTTTTCTAGGACTGCCTCTTCAGTAACAAGGTTGACTTTGCCTTAGAGAAAGGGAATGTAAGCAGTGTGTTTAGTGgccattgcattttttaaaaatagaagccaCACTGAAAATAGCAATGAGATTTAGAGATTGAGTAGTACAGAAAGGGAAATACTAAAGACTTTGTACACATGGCCTGAGAACAGATCCTTTGCTTACTGCTTTTGTAAGCCTGATAACACATAGTAACTTGgttaaaatttctgtttaatttGGGATTTTAACTTTGGATGAGTTACTAATATATATTAAGgcagtttttctttgtatttcaataGCTGGGTTTGGCTTGAAAAGAggctttggagaattttgaaaatcTCAGAATTTAGCTAACTCCTTTAAGAATATCCTCTGGTGTAACCGTTATTTAATCCAAGGTCAGTGCTGAATTTCAGGTAGGTCATGAGACGCTCATTATGAAAGTAATTTATAGTAAAACCCCAAAACtccagaatatatattttaaatgtggaTATTGgttaaaattatatgtaaatactTGTTAAATTGATTCTAGGTTGGGCTATGCAAGCTGCTGCCTATATCTTCATTCATAGGAAATGGAAGGATGACAAGAGCCATTTTGAAGACATGATTGATTATTTTTGTGATATCCATGAACCACTTCAACTCCTTCTATTCCCTGAGGGGACTGATCTCACA
This region of Ovis canadensis isolate MfBH-ARS-UI-01 breed Bighorn chromosome 3, ARS-UI_OviCan_v2, whole genome shotgun sequence genomic DNA includes:
- the LOC138436764 gene encoding U3 small nucleolar ribonucleoprotein protein IMP3-like, translating into MVRKLKFHEQKLLKQVDFLNWEVTDHNLHELRVLRRYRLQRREDYTRYNQLSRAVRELARRLRDLPERDPFRVRSSAALLDKLYALGLVPTRGSLELCDFVTASSFCRRRPPTVLLKLRMAQHLQAAVAFVEQGHVRVGPDEVTDPAFLVTRSMEDFVTWVDSSKIKRHVLEYNEERDDFDLDA